One Ciona intestinalis unplaced genomic scaffold, KH HT000137.2, whole genome shotgun sequence genomic region harbors:
- the pias gene encoding protein inhibitor of activated STAT isoform X1, with the protein MASAQLDVDHELKIQSTIHDLYGKRHALSNNNSQPNTVESPHQSMPVRDVPHPKPVNPPQAAPIVQFKPSPFYKQISEVLQPSCITNSKSKMAHSKNFTFLLTHHQREVLCKDRVQVQSMIRQSPKNHTQIQLRFCKLETSCEQPDALPPHLTVKVNNVSVVLPNFIPPTKAGMEPRRPNRPLNITNLCRHSSSGQNTLEVRYSSSDHEEYCVTVNVVKQLFAEDLLQKLKSQPVLSAATTRYRIKEKLKRDLDSDVSTTNLKLSLRCPLGKMRILTPIRGCKCTHIQCFDALLYIRMNERKPTWSCPVCDKLAEFTSLVIDGLFIEILNESDSDEIDFTDDGNWNSSKNVTETLIVGTPIKPIALDLSRTALKIKPASEKKRSEPDVIDLTCDSSDDDSPIEVASSNQNSGSENVLDDITMSVSSSPADVGSPNVAPRLLDVPLTKYTRKSPSTHRDYHHTTATPPRLHSPYYRPVNSPSWESKYTPTISPRRNTPPNPRPLIHHHSPVNQLNGSVMTPPPLPSPSPLVSGASPPVASTWRTSLPGERGMGLNGYSTPPVSSLVGSLNDHSLNMGFPPFSAFDILNQQYRHHQFPLLFPPGVGSGLTPYDLFPPRIPHTANIPERSRTDYREEDYPDIVIE; encoded by the exons ATGGCGTCTGCCCAACTTGATGTGGACCATGAATTAAAG ATTCAATCCACAATCCATGATCTTTATGGCAAGAGGCACGCCCTAAGCAACAACAATTCACAACCAAACACAGTGGAAAGTCCCCATCAAAG TATGCCAGTTCGTGACGTTCCTCATCCAAAGCCAGTCAACCCACCTCAAGCCGCTCCTATTGTACAATTCAAACCTTCACCGTTCTACAAACAGATTAGTGAAGTTCTACAACCAAGTTGTATAA CGAACAGCAAGAGCAAAATGGCTCACAGCAAAAACTTCACTTTTCTGTTGACTCACCATCAGCGCGAAGTTCTATGCAAAGATAGAGTTCAAGTACAAAGTATGATCCGGCAAAGCCCAAAGAACCACACTCAAATTCAGCTCAG gttcTGTAAGCTAGAAACATCATGTGAGCAACCTGATGCACTACCACCACATCTAACGGTGAAG GTCAACAATGTATCTGTTGTTCTTCCGAATTTCATCCCACCAACAAAAGCTGGTATGGAACCCCGACGTCCGAATCGTCCACTAAACATCACCAACTTATGTCGACATTCATCTAGTGGTCAAAACACGTTAGAAGTTCGCTATTCTTCCAGTGACCATGAG GAATACTGTGTCACTGTGAATGTGGTGAAACAACTTTTTGCTGAAGACCTTCtacaaaaacttaaatcaCAGCCAGTATTAAGTGCAGCCACAACAAGATATCGAATCAAGGAAAAGCTTAAGCGGGATTTAGATTCCGATGTTTCAACAACAAACCTCAAACTTTCCCTTCGTTGCCCA CTCGGTAAAATGAGGATTTTGACTCCAATACGCGGTTGCAAGTGTACGCATATTCAATGTTTTGATGCCTTGTTGTATATTAGGATGAATGAAAG GAAGCCAACCTGGTCGTGTCCTGTGTGCGACAAACTCGCTGAGTTTACATCTCTCGTTATCGATGGCTTgttcatagaaatcttaaacGAATCAGATTCCGATGAAATTGATTTCACTGATGACGGAAATTGGAACTCGAGTAAAAATGTCACCGAAACTTTAATAGTTGGGACACCTATTAAACcaattg CTCTTGACCTGAGTCGCACTGCTCTGAAAATAAAACCCGCATCCGAGAAGAAGAGATCGGAGCCGGATGTGATCGACCTCACCTGCGATTCGTCGGATGACGATTCGCCGATTGAAGTTGCTTCGTCCAATCAAAACTCAGGATCCGAGAATGTgcttgatgacatcacaatgtctGTTTCATCAtc GCCGGCTGATGTTGGGAGTCCCAATGTTGCTCCAAGGTTGCTTGATGTGCCGCTCACTAAGTACACAAGAAAGAGCCCCTCAACCCACAGGGATTACCACCATACTACCGCCACCCCACCGCGACTCCATTCACCCTACTACAGGCCGGTGAATTCCCCCAGTTGGGAGTCAAAGTATACCCCCACCATTTCACCCCGAAGAAATACCCCACCCAATCCCAGGCCCCTAATTCACCACCATTCACCAGTGAACCAATTAAATGGTTCGGTTATGACCCCGCCACCTTTACCTTCACCGTCACCCCTAGTTAGTGGGGCTTCTCCCCCTGTGGCCAGCACCTGGCGAACCAGTTTACCTGGCGAGCGGGGCATGGGGTTAAACGGTTATAGTACACCCCCTGTTTCATCACTAGTTGGATCATTGAATGACCACTCCCTAAACATGGGCTTCCCTCCTTTCTCAGCATTCG ATATCCTCAATCAACAATACCGACATCATCAGTTTCCACTCTTGTTTCCCCCTGGCGTTGGTAGTGGTCTCACTCCATATGATTTATTTCCTCCCAGAATTCCTCACACAGCAAATATTCCAGAACGGTCAAGAACTGATTATCGGGAAGAAGATTATCCTGACATAGTTATTGAATAA
- the pias gene encoding protein inhibitor of activated STAT (The RefSeq protein has 2 substitutions compared to this genomic sequence), whose product MASAQLDVDHELKNMVLSFRVSELQVLLGHAGRNKSGRKHELMSRALQLIRSSGSNKLIQSTIHDLYGKRHALSNNNSQPNTVESPHQSMTVRDVPHPKPVNPPQAAPIVQFKPSPFYKQISEVLQPSCITNSKSKMAHSKNFTFLLTHHQREVLCKDRVQVQSMIRQSPKNHTQIQLRFCKLETSCEQPDALPPHLTVKVNNVSVVLPNFIPPTKAGMEPRRPNRPLNITNLCRHSSSGQNTLEVRYSSSDHEEYCVTVNVVKQLFAEDLLQKLKSQPVLSAATTRYRIKEKLKRDLDSDVSTTNLKLSLRCPLGKMRILTPIRGCKCTHIQCFDALLYIRMNERKPTWSCPVCDKLAEFTSLVIDGLFIEILNESDSDEIDFTDDGNWNSSKNVTETLIVGTPIKPIALDLSRTAPKIKPASEKKRSEPDVIDLTCDSSDDDSPIEVASSNQNSGSENVLDDITMSVSSSPADVGSPNVAPRLLDVPLTKYTRKSPSTHRDYHHTTATPPRLHSPYYRPVNSPSWESKYTPTISPRRNTPPNPRPLIHHHSPVNQLNGSVMTPPPLPSPSPLVSGASPPVASTWRTSLPGERGMGLNGYSTPPVSSLVGSLNDHSLNMGFPPFSAFDILNQQYRHHQFPLLFPPGVGSGLTPYDLFPPRIPHTANIPERSRTDYREEDYPDIVIE is encoded by the exons ATGGCGTCTGCCCAACTTGATGTGGACCATGAATTAAAG AACATGGTGTTGAGTTTCCGTGTTTCTGAGTTGCAAGTTCTCCTTGGCCATGCAGGGAGGAACAAAAGTGGTCGGAAACATGAATTAATGAGCCGAGCATTACAATTAATTCGATCATCAGGCAGCAACAAACTA ATTCAATCCACAATCCATGATCTTTATGGCAAGAGGCACGCCCTAAGCAACAACAATTCACAACCAAACACAGTGGAAAGTCCCCATCAAAG TATGCCAGTTCGTGACGTTCCTCATCCAAAGCCAGTCAACCCACCTCAAGCCGCTCCTATTGTACAATTCAAACCTTCACCGTTCTACAAACAGATTAGTGAAGTTCTACAACCAAGTTGTATAA CGAACAGCAAGAGCAAAATGGCTCACAGCAAAAACTTCACTTTTCTGTTGACTCACCATCAGCGCGAAGTTCTATGCAAAGATAGAGTTCAAGTACAAAGTATGATCCGGCAAAGCCCAAAGAACCACACTCAAATTCAGCTCAG gttcTGTAAGCTAGAAACATCATGTGAGCAACCTGATGCACTACCACCACATCTAACGGTGAAG GTCAACAATGTATCTGTTGTTCTTCCGAATTTCATCCCACCAACAAAAGCTGGTATGGAACCCCGACGTCCGAATCGTCCACTAAACATCACCAACTTATGTCGACATTCATCTAGTGGTCAAAACACGTTAGAAGTTCGCTATTCTTCCAGTGACCATGAG GAATACTGTGTCACTGTGAATGTGGTGAAACAACTTTTTGCTGAAGACCTTCtacaaaaacttaaatcaCAGCCAGTATTAAGTGCAGCCACAACAAGATATCGAATCAAGGAAAAGCTTAAGCGGGATTTAGATTCCGATGTTTCAACAACAAACCTCAAACTTTCCCTTCGTTGCCCA CTCGGTAAAATGAGGATTTTGACTCCAATACGCGGTTGCAAGTGTACGCATATTCAATGTTTTGATGCCTTGTTGTATATTAGGATGAATGAAAG GAAGCCAACCTGGTCGTGTCCTGTGTGCGACAAACTCGCTGAGTTTACATCTCTCGTTATCGATGGCTTgttcatagaaatcttaaacGAATCAGATTCCGATGAAATTGATTTCACTGATGACGGAAATTGGAACTCGAGTAAAAATGTCACCGAAACTTTAATAGTTGGGACACCTATTAAACcaattg CTCTTGACCTGAGTCGCACTGCTCTGAAAATAAAACCCGCATCCGAGAAGAAGAGATCGGAGCCGGATGTGATCGACCTCACCTGCGATTCGTCGGATGACGATTCGCCGATTGAAGTTGCTTCGTCCAATCAAAACTCAGGATCCGAGAATGTgcttgatgacatcacaatgtctGTTTCATCAtc GCCGGCTGATGTTGGGAGTCCCAATGTTGCTCCAAGGTTGCTTGATGTGCCGCTCACTAAGTACACAAGAAAGAGCCCCTCAACCCACAGGGATTACCACCATACTACCGCCACCCCACCGCGACTCCATTCACCCTACTACAGGCCGGTGAATTCCCCCAGTTGGGAGTCAAAGTATACCCCCACCATTTCACCCCGAAGAAATACCCCACCCAATCCCAGGCCCCTAATTCACCACCATTCACCAGTGAACCAATTAAATGGTTCGGTTATGACCCCGCCACCTTTACCTTCACCGTCACCCCTAGTTAGTGGGGCTTCTCCCCCTGTGGCCAGCACCTGGCGAACCAGTTTACCTGGCGAGCGGGGCATGGGGTTAAACGGTTATAGTACACCCCCTGTTTCATCACTAGTTGGATCATTGAATGACCACTCCCTAAACATGGGCTTCCCTCCTTTCTCAGCATTCG ATATCCTCAATCAACAATACCGACATCATCAGTTTCCACTCTTGTTTCCCCCTGGCGTTGGTAGTGGTCTCACTCCATATGATTTATTTCCTCCCAGAATTCCTCACACAGCAAATATTCCAGAACGGTCAAGAACTGATTATCGGGAAGAAGATTATCCTGACATAGTTATTGAATAA
- the pias gene encoding protein inhibitor of activated STAT isoform X3 yields the protein MASAQLDVDHELKNMVLSFRVSELQVLLGHAGRNKSGRKHELMSRALQLIRSSGSNKLIQSTIHDLYGKRHALSNNNSQPNTVESPHQSMPVRDVPHPKPVNPPQAAPIVQFKPSPFYKQISEVLQPSCITNSKSKMAHSKNFTFLLTHHQREVLCKDRVQVQSMIRQSPKNHTQIQLRFCKLETSCEQPDALPPHLTVKVNNVSVVLPNFIPPTKAGMEPRRPNRPLNITNLCRHSSSGQNTLEVRYSSSDHEEYCVTVNVVKQLFAEDLLQKLKSQPVLSAATTRYRIKEKLKRDLDSDVSTTNLKLSLRCPLGKMRILTPIRGCKCTHIQCFDALLYIRMNERKPTWSCPVCDKLAEFTSLVIDGLFIEILNESDSDEIDFTDDGNWNSSKNVTETLIVGTPIKPIALDLSRTALKIKPASEKKRSEPDVIDLTCDSSDDDSPIEVASSNQNSGSENVLDDITMSVSSSAAHDKLAKTFGHSVAIPNI from the exons ATGGCGTCTGCCCAACTTGATGTGGACCATGAATTAAAG AACATGGTGTTGAGTTTCCGTGTTTCTGAGTTGCAAGTTCTCCTTGGCCATGCAGGGAGGAACAAAAGTGGTCGGAAACATGAATTAATGAGCCGAGCATTACAATTAATTCGATCATCAGGCAGCAACAAACTA ATTCAATCCACAATCCATGATCTTTATGGCAAGAGGCACGCCCTAAGCAACAACAATTCACAACCAAACACAGTGGAAAGTCCCCATCAAAG TATGCCAGTTCGTGACGTTCCTCATCCAAAGCCAGTCAACCCACCTCAAGCCGCTCCTATTGTACAATTCAAACCTTCACCGTTCTACAAACAGATTAGTGAAGTTCTACAACCAAGTTGTATAA CGAACAGCAAGAGCAAAATGGCTCACAGCAAAAACTTCACTTTTCTGTTGACTCACCATCAGCGCGAAGTTCTATGCAAAGATAGAGTTCAAGTACAAAGTATGATCCGGCAAAGCCCAAAGAACCACACTCAAATTCAGCTCAG gttcTGTAAGCTAGAAACATCATGTGAGCAACCTGATGCACTACCACCACATCTAACGGTGAAG GTCAACAATGTATCTGTTGTTCTTCCGAATTTCATCCCACCAACAAAAGCTGGTATGGAACCCCGACGTCCGAATCGTCCACTAAACATCACCAACTTATGTCGACATTCATCTAGTGGTCAAAACACGTTAGAAGTTCGCTATTCTTCCAGTGACCATGAG GAATACTGTGTCACTGTGAATGTGGTGAAACAACTTTTTGCTGAAGACCTTCtacaaaaacttaaatcaCAGCCAGTATTAAGTGCAGCCACAACAAGATATCGAATCAAGGAAAAGCTTAAGCGGGATTTAGATTCCGATGTTTCAACAACAAACCTCAAACTTTCCCTTCGTTGCCCA CTCGGTAAAATGAGGATTTTGACTCCAATACGCGGTTGCAAGTGTACGCATATTCAATGTTTTGATGCCTTGTTGTATATTAGGATGAATGAAAG GAAGCCAACCTGGTCGTGTCCTGTGTGCGACAAACTCGCTGAGTTTACATCTCTCGTTATCGATGGCTTgttcatagaaatcttaaacGAATCAGATTCCGATGAAATTGATTTCACTGATGACGGAAATTGGAACTCGAGTAAAAATGTCACCGAAACTTTAATAGTTGGGACACCTATTAAACcaattg CTCTTGACCTGAGTCGCACTGCTCTGAAAATAAAACCCGCATCCGAGAAGAAGAGATCGGAGCCGGATGTGATCGACCTCACCTGCGATTCGTCGGATGACGATTCGCCGATTGAAGTTGCTTCGTCCAATCAAAACTCAGGATCCGAGAATGTgcttgatgacatcacaatgtctGTTTCATCAtc CGCCGCTCACGATAAACTGGCCAAAACATTTGGACATTCGGTGGCAATTCCAAATATTTGA
- the pias gene encoding protein inhibitor of activated STAT isoform X4, with amino-acid sequence MASAQLDVDHELKIQSTIHDLYGKRHALSNNNSQPNTVESPHQSMPVRDVPHPKPVNPPQAAPIVQFKPSPFYKQISEVLQPSCITNSKSKMAHSKNFTFLLTHHQREVLCKDRVQVQSMIRQSPKNHTQIQLRFCKLETSCEQPDALPPHLTVKVNNVSVVLPNFIPPTKAGMEPRRPNRPLNITNLCRHSSSGQNTLEVRYSSSDHEEYCVTVNVVKQLFAEDLLQKLKSQPVLSAATTRYRIKEKLKRDLDSDVSTTNLKLSLRCPLGKMRILTPIRGCKCTHIQCFDALLYIRMNERKPTWSCPVCDKLAEFTSLVIDGLFIEILNESDSDEIDFTDDGNWNSSKNVTETLIVGTPIKPIALDLSRTALKIKPASEKKRSEPDVIDLTCDSSDDDSPIEVASSNQNSGSENVLDDITMSVSSSAAHDKLAKTFGHSVAIPNI; translated from the exons ATGGCGTCTGCCCAACTTGATGTGGACCATGAATTAAAG ATTCAATCCACAATCCATGATCTTTATGGCAAGAGGCACGCCCTAAGCAACAACAATTCACAACCAAACACAGTGGAAAGTCCCCATCAAAG TATGCCAGTTCGTGACGTTCCTCATCCAAAGCCAGTCAACCCACCTCAAGCCGCTCCTATTGTACAATTCAAACCTTCACCGTTCTACAAACAGATTAGTGAAGTTCTACAACCAAGTTGTATAA CGAACAGCAAGAGCAAAATGGCTCACAGCAAAAACTTCACTTTTCTGTTGACTCACCATCAGCGCGAAGTTCTATGCAAAGATAGAGTTCAAGTACAAAGTATGATCCGGCAAAGCCCAAAGAACCACACTCAAATTCAGCTCAG gttcTGTAAGCTAGAAACATCATGTGAGCAACCTGATGCACTACCACCACATCTAACGGTGAAG GTCAACAATGTATCTGTTGTTCTTCCGAATTTCATCCCACCAACAAAAGCTGGTATGGAACCCCGACGTCCGAATCGTCCACTAAACATCACCAACTTATGTCGACATTCATCTAGTGGTCAAAACACGTTAGAAGTTCGCTATTCTTCCAGTGACCATGAG GAATACTGTGTCACTGTGAATGTGGTGAAACAACTTTTTGCTGAAGACCTTCtacaaaaacttaaatcaCAGCCAGTATTAAGTGCAGCCACAACAAGATATCGAATCAAGGAAAAGCTTAAGCGGGATTTAGATTCCGATGTTTCAACAACAAACCTCAAACTTTCCCTTCGTTGCCCA CTCGGTAAAATGAGGATTTTGACTCCAATACGCGGTTGCAAGTGTACGCATATTCAATGTTTTGATGCCTTGTTGTATATTAGGATGAATGAAAG GAAGCCAACCTGGTCGTGTCCTGTGTGCGACAAACTCGCTGAGTTTACATCTCTCGTTATCGATGGCTTgttcatagaaatcttaaacGAATCAGATTCCGATGAAATTGATTTCACTGATGACGGAAATTGGAACTCGAGTAAAAATGTCACCGAAACTTTAATAGTTGGGACACCTATTAAACcaattg CTCTTGACCTGAGTCGCACTGCTCTGAAAATAAAACCCGCATCCGAGAAGAAGAGATCGGAGCCGGATGTGATCGACCTCACCTGCGATTCGTCGGATGACGATTCGCCGATTGAAGTTGCTTCGTCCAATCAAAACTCAGGATCCGAGAATGTgcttgatgacatcacaatgtctGTTTCATCAtc CGCCGCTCACGATAAACTGGCCAAAACATTTGGACATTCGGTGGCAATTCCAAATATTTGA
- the pias gene encoding protein inhibitor of activated STAT isoform X2, producing MASAQLDVDHELKNMVLSFRVSELQVLLGHAGRNKSGRKHELMSRALQLIRSSGSNKLIQSTIHDLYGKRHALSNNNSQPNTVESPHQSMPVRDVPHPKPVNPPQAAPIVQFKPSPFYKQISEVLQPSCITNSKSKMAHSKNFTFLLTHHQREVLCKDRVQVQSMIRQSPKNHTQIQLRFCKLETSCEQPDALPPHLTVKVNNVSVVLPNFIPPTKAGMEPRRPNRPLNITNLCRHSSSGQNTLEVRYSSSDHEEYCVTVNVVKQLFAEDLLQKLKSQPVLSAATTRYRIKEKLKRDLDSDVSTTNLKLSLRCPLGKMRILTPIRGCKCTHIQCFDALLYIRMNERKPTWSCPVCDKLAEFTSLVIDGLFIEILNESDSDEIDFTDDGNWNSSKNVTETLIVGTPIKPIALDLSRTALKIKPASEKKRSEPDVIDLTCDSSDDDSPIEVASSNQNSGSENVLDDITMSVSSSFSAAHDKLAKTFGHSVAIPNI from the exons ATGGCGTCTGCCCAACTTGATGTGGACCATGAATTAAAG AACATGGTGTTGAGTTTCCGTGTTTCTGAGTTGCAAGTTCTCCTTGGCCATGCAGGGAGGAACAAAAGTGGTCGGAAACATGAATTAATGAGCCGAGCATTACAATTAATTCGATCATCAGGCAGCAACAAACTA ATTCAATCCACAATCCATGATCTTTATGGCAAGAGGCACGCCCTAAGCAACAACAATTCACAACCAAACACAGTGGAAAGTCCCCATCAAAG TATGCCAGTTCGTGACGTTCCTCATCCAAAGCCAGTCAACCCACCTCAAGCCGCTCCTATTGTACAATTCAAACCTTCACCGTTCTACAAACAGATTAGTGAAGTTCTACAACCAAGTTGTATAA CGAACAGCAAGAGCAAAATGGCTCACAGCAAAAACTTCACTTTTCTGTTGACTCACCATCAGCGCGAAGTTCTATGCAAAGATAGAGTTCAAGTACAAAGTATGATCCGGCAAAGCCCAAAGAACCACACTCAAATTCAGCTCAG gttcTGTAAGCTAGAAACATCATGTGAGCAACCTGATGCACTACCACCACATCTAACGGTGAAG GTCAACAATGTATCTGTTGTTCTTCCGAATTTCATCCCACCAACAAAAGCTGGTATGGAACCCCGACGTCCGAATCGTCCACTAAACATCACCAACTTATGTCGACATTCATCTAGTGGTCAAAACACGTTAGAAGTTCGCTATTCTTCCAGTGACCATGAG GAATACTGTGTCACTGTGAATGTGGTGAAACAACTTTTTGCTGAAGACCTTCtacaaaaacttaaatcaCAGCCAGTATTAAGTGCAGCCACAACAAGATATCGAATCAAGGAAAAGCTTAAGCGGGATTTAGATTCCGATGTTTCAACAACAAACCTCAAACTTTCCCTTCGTTGCCCA CTCGGTAAAATGAGGATTTTGACTCCAATACGCGGTTGCAAGTGTACGCATATTCAATGTTTTGATGCCTTGTTGTATATTAGGATGAATGAAAG GAAGCCAACCTGGTCGTGTCCTGTGTGCGACAAACTCGCTGAGTTTACATCTCTCGTTATCGATGGCTTgttcatagaaatcttaaacGAATCAGATTCCGATGAAATTGATTTCACTGATGACGGAAATTGGAACTCGAGTAAAAATGTCACCGAAACTTTAATAGTTGGGACACCTATTAAACcaattg CTCTTGACCTGAGTCGCACTGCTCTGAAAATAAAACCCGCATCCGAGAAGAAGAGATCGGAGCCGGATGTGATCGACCTCACCTGCGATTCGTCGGATGACGATTCGCCGATTGAAGTTGCTTCGTCCAATCAAAACTCAGGATCCGAGAATGTgcttgatgacatcacaatgtctGTTTCATCAtc ATTCAGCGCCGCTCACGATAAACTGGCCAAAACATTTGGACATTCGGTGGCAATTCCAAATATTTGA